The Luteolibacter sp. Y139 DNA window GATCCCCTCCCTGAGGATCGCCCGGTACGCCTGATCTTCGTCCGCAGCGACAAGATCGACAGCCCACCGGAGAGTACCGAGCCGCTTCCAGCGGACTACCAGCTTTCCGTGAAGCTTGTCTCCGTGGATCACCTTACTCTCTCCGCTTGGCTTCAGGGCCGCGACTTGGCAACAGCGGCCAAGGAAATGAACGAGGTCATCGAGACATGGAACGAAGATGAAAAGGTCAACCTCATCAGCACCCTGACCGGTGGCGTCCGGAACGGAACCAGAACCTTGCTCGAGGATATCAAAAAACTGGAATACCCCACTTATTATAAGCCCGGCAAGCGCGAGCCCTCGGCCGATGGAAAGTCCACCCAGCTGGGCCTCGCCGTCCCGGGAGATCTCGAAACACGGAACCTCGGCATCAGCCTCGAAACGGAAATTTCCCCAGGTGCCGGTGACCCGGTGATGCTCCTGTCCTTACGCCGCGTTCTCCTCGGCTGCTACACCGTCCATCATCGGGTCCTCCGCGATGGGGAATGGATCGCGGATATGACCATGCCCCGCTTCTCCGAAAATAACTGGCTGACTTCGCTGCGTGTGAAGAAAGGAGAGTGGATGTTCGTCGGCAGCGGCTCCGGCTTTGGAGAAAAGGGCGAACTCGATCCCAGTCGCGCGGTGCTCGCCTTCGTCAAGGTCGACTAACAGAAGCACGAAACCACCGAACCCCAACTACCCATGAAAACCATTTTCTCATCGGTGCTTCTGTCCCTGGCGATTTTGCTCGCGCCCTGCCCAGCACAGGAAGCGAATCCCTACCTAGGCCAACAGGAAGAAAAAGCCCCTCTCGGCCCCAGCGGCGATAGCTTCCTCACCCTGACCGAGCACGTGCTGGTCCCCGCAGACCTGCTCGACTCATGGCTCGCCGGCAATCCCACGAAGGAGGATGCCAGCGAGCTCCGTGCCGCCGTTCAGCGCTGGATCCATGAAGGAAAGGCAACTTTGGATCACTCGGCTCTCAGCGCTGGCACCGTGGGACGAGTGTTCCGCAATGAGTCGACCCTTGAGCAAATCTACGCCACCGAGTACATCCCACCGTCATCGCCCGAGGAGTGGGCAGGGCCCACCTCCTTCGAAACCCGGAACATGGGCTATGGCAGCAATGGAGACGCCGTCCAGAGAAAGGGCGAATTGACAATCCGCCAGAAGGCCGAGCTCTGTAAGATCATGCTGCCTCATCGCGTGCCCGACAAGGTAAGCGAAGAGAGCAGTCAGCCTGGAGACATCTTCGTTCCAAACTTCCGCGTCTTCTTTGCCGGCCACGCTCCGTGGACAAGGGAGGATAGCCCGGATGACACTTTCGATGCAGAGTTGTTCCAGCGCCACAGAAAGAGTGCCCCCCCGAGCTATCCGGCGGGAAAGATCTACCTCGCCCTCCGCGCTGATGAAGACCTCCCCGAGCCCATCGTCAAAAAATCGCCAGACGATAAATCCGCGAGCGAAGCTCCCACGCCCCTGCCCGCAAATCGTCTCCTGCGTCTGATCTTCGTCCGAAGCGACATGACCGGAAGCACTCCCGGAAGCAGCGACCCCTTGCCAACCGACTACCACGTTTCCGGGAAAATCATTTCGGTCGACCACCTCGCCTTCTCCGATTGGCTCCAAGGCCGCGACCTCGCCACCGCTTCCAGCGAACTGGACCAAGCCCTCGAGACATGGAACGAGGACGGCAAGGTCAAGATCCTCCGCAACATCTCGGGAGGAGGTCGGAATGGAACGCGAACGTCGCTGAGTGACATCAAGGAAGTGATCTACCCCACCGAGTTCGAGCCCGGAAAACGGGAACCCGGAGCTGACGGAAAATCCACACAGTGGGAATTCGCTTTGGCCACCGCCTTCGAAACACGAAATGTGGGCGGATCTCTCGATACCGAGATCGAGTCCGATGAAGGCGGTCCCCTGTTGAACTTGGCATTCGACCGCGTGGCGCACGGCGGCTTCTCGGTTCATCACCGGATTCTGCGCGATGGAGAGTGGGTGCCAGACATCACCATGCCCCTCTTCTCCTGCAACAATTGGAATACCTCGCTGCGCCTGAAGCGGGGCGAGTGGATGCTCGTCGGCAGCGGCTCCGCCTTCGGTGAAAACAGCCAGTTCGACCCGAGCCGCGTCGTGCTGGCCTTCGTCAAAGTCGAGTGACATCCACCTGATCGAATGATGTGATGATTGGAATGCGAAACGCTCCTCCACCCTGGGCCTGGACCCTCGCGGTCTCGGCCCTGCTGGCTGCCATGGTGGCAGGGGCGGGCATCGTCATGGCGCGGAAGGTGGAGCACTTCGCCGAGAAGCCGCCGGGCAACCGGGTGGACGATTCCTTCCGCGAGGTCGTCCGCCGGATTGATGCCATGGAGCAGTTCTGGGAGCAGGCGATCGCGAGCGAGGCCGAGCGTATGTTGGGTCGCGGCATGGATGCTGAGGACTCCCGTGTCGCGGGGGTCGTCCAGTGCTCGTGGCTCAATCCGAACTTCAATGACCCGGAGCGATCCCAGAAACGTTTTGATGGCGGATCCATCGAGTGGCGGCCGGTGCTCGATCGCCAGGCCAAGGGCGAACCGGGAGAGTGGAAGTTCTCCGACAAGGACATGGCCTCGGGTTCCGGCTGGATCGAGACTCCGGGGCGTCCGCTGGCATGGCGCATGGCGAATGGCCGCAATGCCGTCGTCCTTCAATTGGATCCGGTGGCAGCCGTGCCGCTCGTGTTGGAAGACCTGGCGAAGCGGAACATCTTGCCTGAGGATGAAGCGGGCTCGCTCACATGGACCAGCCCGTTTGGCAAGGCATGGCACACCTCCGGCGAACCCAATCCCACGGGCAAGCCGGATGAAATCCTACGCCACGTCTCGCGCTTTGGCGATTGGGCATTGATGCGCCACTATCCGGTGCGAACGGTTGTCAGCTATCGCATGCCCGTCCTTGCCGGAGCGTTCTCCATTTCCGCTCTGCTGATCGGCGGAGCGGTCGCAGTCGCCTCGTGGCAGCGGAAGGCGATCCGCCTGGCGGAAGAGCGGGTAAGCTTCGTGAACCGCGTCTCTCACGAACTCCGCACGCCTCTAACAAATCTGCTGCTGAATACCGACCTCGCTCTCGATGGCTTGCCGGTCGAGGATGCCAAGGTCCGCCGTCGCCTCGGCCTCATCCGCGAGGAGACATCGAGGCTCTCGCGCATCGTCGATAACGTCCTCGCCTTCGCCCGCATCGAACGCGGTACCGCCGAGTCTCACGCCACCTATTGCAATGTCGGCCAAGTGGTTGGTGAAGTCCGCGAGAACTTCGCTCCGCTCTTCCAGCGCAAGTCCATCGTATGCGACTATGATGAGGTGCCCGACGAGGAACTCCGCCTCGATCGCGATGCCCTCTCGCAGATCCTTTCCAACCTCCTCTCGAACGTCGAGAAATACGCCGGTGAAGGAGCTCGCGCCACCATGCGCTTCACCGTCGAGGCCAGCACCCTGCTCATCGAAGTTGAGGACGATGGGCCCGGAGTGCCACCCGATGCACGCCGTCGCATCTTCCAGCCCTTCGAACGAGCTGGCAGCCGCGTCGATGAAGGCGTCAGCGGCACCGGGCTCGGCCTGGCCATCAGCCGTGAACTCGCCGAGCGGATGGGCGGACGGCTGGATCTGATGGATGCCAAGCGCGGCGCGAAATTCCGTCTTGTGATTCCGATGGGGGAAAGGAGCCACGCATGACCATACTCGTTGCCGAAGACGATGCCGTAACGCGCGAGGCGCTCACGGAGCTGCTCCAGAATGATGGTCACGAGGTGCTCGCCGCCCGCGATGGGCGCGAGGCGCTGAAGCTCTGGAAAAGCCACCGTCCCGGCCTCGTGCTGCTGGACATCATGATGCCGCATGCGAGTGGCTACGAGGTTTGTCGTAGCATCCGTAGTGAGGACCGCCGCACGCCAGTGGTGTTCCTTTCGGCGAAGTCGGAGGAGGTGGACGTGGTGTTGGGACTCGAACTCGGGGCGGATGATTTCTTGAGGAAGCCGTTCGGAAAGCACGAGCTATTGGCGCGGGTTCGCGCGGTCTTGCGCCGTTACGAGGAACCGGGTGAGGGGGATGAGCTTTCGTTCGGAGGCTGGAGCGTGTTTCCGAAGCGCCTCGTTGCGCGACAGGGGGAGAGGGAGATCGAACTGACGGTGCGCGAGGTGAAGCTCATTGCCCTGTTAGCCAGGCGCCGGGGCGAGGTGGTGACGCGGGACGAGTTGCTCAATGAGTGCTGGGGCCTCGAATACTATCCGGAGTCGCGCACGGTCGATCAGCATGTGCTGAACCTGCGGAAGAAGGTCGAAGCCGACCCGTCGAAGCCGCTCTTGATCGAGACCGTGCGCGGGGCGGGCTACCGGTTTCCCTGATGGATGAGAGTGAGAGCGGCGACGCCGTCAAGATGCGCGACTGACGCCGCCGCTTTCACACAACCGAAATGGGATGACAAGAGTGGCGATGCCGCGCCGGATCGCGGACATCTGCCGCACTTGGTAGCAGGCCGAAGATGAGAAACCGGTGAGTCACGTGCGCTCGCTTTGGAGTCGTTCAAAGGAGCTGGCTCATCAATCTCTCATGAACCGTCCGGTAAGGTTCGCACGGCTCTGTGCGCTACCACACATGACTCCTGAATCTTCTTCTGCTGCCGACATCGCTCACTTTCCACGCCGCCTTGAAAGCGCGGCTCCCGCCAGGGAAAAGCTCGATCATGTCTTCGCCAAGGAAGGCTCCGGCTCCGCGGATTTCACCTTCAATTCCGAGACCGCCGCCGTCTTCGACGACATGGTCGACCGCTCGGTCCCTTACTACTCGGAAATCCAGCGCATGTGCTGCGAGCTGGCGGCAGACTTCGCCACTCCGGGCTCGAATCTCTACGACCTCGGCGTTTCCACCGCCACCACCTTCCTCGCCCTTGATGGCAAGGTCGACCCGTCCATCCATTTCATCGGCGTTGACAACTCCGCGCCGATGCTCGCGGAAGCGACCGCCAAGATCAAACGCTCCGGCACCACTCGCCCGATCCAGCTCATCCATGGCGACCTCCACGAAACCCCGGTCATCGAGAACGCGTCGGTGGTGATGCTGGTCCTGACGCTCCAGTTCATCCGCCCGCTTTACCGCGAGCGCATGATCCAGCGCATCTACGACGGCCTGAACAAGAACGGCTGCCTGATCCTGGTCGAAAAGATCACCACCGAGAACACCGTCCTGAACCGCCTCTTCATTAAAAACTATTACGACATGAAGCGGCGCGTGGGCTACTCGGACATCG harbors:
- a CDS encoding sensor histidine kinase — translated: MRNAPPPWAWTLAVSALLAAMVAGAGIVMARKVEHFAEKPPGNRVDDSFREVVRRIDAMEQFWEQAIASEAERMLGRGMDAEDSRVAGVVQCSWLNPNFNDPERSQKRFDGGSIEWRPVLDRQAKGEPGEWKFSDKDMASGSGWIETPGRPLAWRMANGRNAVVLQLDPVAAVPLVLEDLAKRNILPEDEAGSLTWTSPFGKAWHTSGEPNPTGKPDEILRHVSRFGDWALMRHYPVRTVVSYRMPVLAGAFSISALLIGGAVAVASWQRKAIRLAEERVSFVNRVSHELRTPLTNLLLNTDLALDGLPVEDAKVRRRLGLIREETSRLSRIVDNVLAFARIERGTAESHATYCNVGQVVGEVRENFAPLFQRKSIVCDYDEVPDEELRLDRDALSQILSNLLSNVEKYAGEGARATMRFTVEASTLLIEVEDDGPGVPPDARRRIFQPFERAGSRVDEGVSGTGLGLAISRELAERMGGRLDLMDAKRGAKFRLVIPMGERSHA
- a CDS encoding response regulator transcription factor, coding for MTILVAEDDAVTREALTELLQNDGHEVLAARDGREALKLWKSHRPGLVLLDIMMPHASGYEVCRSIRSEDRRTPVVFLSAKSEEVDVVLGLELGADDFLRKPFGKHELLARVRAVLRRYEEPGEGDELSFGGWSVFPKRLVARQGEREIELTVREVKLIALLARRRGEVVTRDELLNECWGLEYYPESRTVDQHVLNLRKKVEADPSKPLLIETVRGAGYRFP
- the cmoA gene encoding carboxy-S-adenosyl-L-methionine synthase CmoA; this encodes MTPESSSAADIAHFPRRLESAAPAREKLDHVFAKEGSGSADFTFNSETAAVFDDMVDRSVPYYSEIQRMCCELAADFATPGSNLYDLGVSTATTFLALDGKVDPSIHFIGVDNSAPMLAEATAKIKRSGTTRPIQLIHGDLHETPVIENASVVMLVLTLQFIRPLYRERMIQRIYDGLNKNGCLILVEKITTENTVLNRLFIKNYYDMKRRVGYSDIEISQKREALENVLIPYRPEENSALLKQSGFHCVEEFFRWYNFTGVIALK